The Haloarcula sp. H-GB4 genome contains a region encoding:
- a CDS encoding orc1/cdc6 family replication initiation protein, with the protein MSDITFSPTSTIFERREALLEEWTPEELVGRDEELQKYHAALQPVINNETPSNIFLYGKSGVGKTAATRYLLSALERDAADVDGLDLSTVEVNCDGLNSSYQAAVAIVNTLRDPANQISNTGYPQASVYQFLFDALDDLGGTVLIVLDEVDHIEDDSLLYKLPRARSNGDISEAKLGVIGISNDLDFRNQLSSKVRSSLCEKEVSFSAYNANELQLVLKQREAVAFQDDVLDDGVIEMCAAYGAKDSGDARQALDLLLEAGDLAREYDDELVTEHHVREARQRLQTDQVVEGIRNYSDHGQLVLYALTGLAEEDDTPARTRDILGAYQELAREEGLDPVSERSVRDYLGELTQLGIVSSTEYNRGKGGGKYKEFDLEQSISSIKTGLSELLKKSP; encoded by the coding sequence ATGAGCGATATTACGTTCTCGCCGACATCCACAATATTCGAACGACGCGAGGCATTACTTGAAGAGTGGACCCCTGAGGAGCTTGTCGGACGTGACGAGGAGCTCCAGAAGTATCACGCTGCGCTCCAGCCAGTCATCAACAACGAAACTCCGTCAAACATCTTTCTGTACGGGAAAAGCGGAGTCGGGAAGACGGCTGCCACTCGATACCTTCTCTCCGCTCTAGAACGTGATGCAGCAGATGTCGACGGACTGGACCTCAGTACGGTCGAAGTCAACTGCGATGGACTCAATTCGAGCTATCAGGCCGCGGTCGCAATCGTCAACACACTCCGTGATCCAGCGAATCAAATCTCAAATACCGGGTATCCACAGGCTTCAGTGTATCAATTCCTCTTCGATGCACTTGATGATCTGGGCGGAACGGTACTTATCGTCCTCGACGAAGTCGATCACATTGAGGACGATTCGCTACTGTACAAACTTCCCCGTGCCAGATCGAATGGTGACATCTCCGAAGCGAAACTTGGTGTCATCGGTATCTCAAACGATCTCGATTTCCGCAACCAGTTGTCCTCGAAAGTCCGGTCGAGTCTCTGTGAAAAGGAAGTGTCGTTCTCGGCCTACAACGCCAATGAGCTACAGCTCGTTCTGAAACAACGTGAGGCCGTCGCCTTTCAGGATGATGTCCTCGATGACGGCGTCATAGAAATGTGTGCTGCGTACGGTGCGAAGGACTCCGGCGACGCCCGCCAGGCGCTGGACCTCCTCCTTGAGGCCGGTGACCTTGCCCGGGAGTATGATGATGAGCTCGTAACTGAACACCACGTACGCGAAGCCCGGCAACGGCTTCAAACTGACCAGGTCGTCGAAGGGATCCGCAACTACTCTGATCACGGCCAGCTCGTTCTCTATGCACTCACTGGACTCGCCGAAGAAGATGACACACCGGCCCGGACACGAGATATCCTGGGTGCGTATCAGGAGTTAGCACGTGAGGAGGGTCTGGACCCGGTTTCAGAGCGTTCGGTCCGCGACTATCTCGGCGAACTCACACAACTCGGAATTGTGTCCTCAACGGAATACAACCGAGGGAAAGGCGGTGGCAAGTACAAGGAATTCGACTTAGAGCAATCCATCAGTTCGATCAAAACGGGGCTGTCAGAACTCCTGAAAAAAAGCCCGTAA
- a CDS encoding MgtC/SapB family protein — MVEIIDSLLLRLLVAFGIGALIGLEREQAKSGGTFAGSRTFPLFALVGATVQAFFPALFPVTVLAIAIPLTVAYGGKVLTEGDIGLTTVTAALLTVLLGALAVSSERGTLFAIILGGLVTVLLSAKPTIHRFVDQIDERERRASLKFILVVLVVLPILPDRELDILYGLNPRFIWVMVGFVTGLSFVAYILSRAVGAKWGIALTGILGGFVSSTATTVSVAERISETPDLYRIGSFSIVVASIVMFPRALLEVAVVNPALLPQVAVPLGVMTGVGVCIAGIVYWQSTTESAVESDLKNPFRLRPALFFGAVFAIVLLVSESANTWFGDSGIYATAFLSGLADVDAITLTLSTLEADGDISATVATTGIVIGAIANTLTKAGLAWLLGTVELGQRVTVALGAVAAAGIVVVVL; from the coding sequence ATGGTAGAGATCATCGACTCACTCCTTCTTCGTCTCCTCGTTGCATTCGGTATTGGCGCTCTCATCGGACTGGAACGGGAACAGGCGAAATCTGGAGGAACGTTTGCGGGCAGCCGGACATTTCCGCTGTTTGCCCTCGTCGGCGCAACCGTGCAGGCGTTCTTTCCTGCTCTCTTCCCCGTCACAGTCCTCGCTATTGCGATCCCTCTAACCGTCGCGTATGGCGGGAAAGTTCTGACCGAAGGGGATATCGGACTCACAACGGTGACCGCTGCGTTGCTCACTGTCCTCCTAGGCGCGTTAGCAGTGTCCTCCGAACGAGGGACGCTCTTCGCGATCATTCTCGGCGGACTTGTCACTGTCCTTTTGTCAGCAAAGCCGACGATCCACAGGTTCGTCGACCAGATTGACGAACGGGAGCGCCGTGCTTCCCTCAAATTCATCCTCGTCGTATTGGTCGTGCTGCCGATCCTGCCTGATCGTGAACTCGATATCCTGTACGGTCTCAATCCACGGTTCATCTGGGTAATGGTCGGCTTCGTCACCGGGCTGAGCTTCGTTGCCTACATTTTGAGCCGGGCTGTCGGAGCCAAGTGGGGAATCGCCCTCACGGGAATCCTTGGCGGATTCGTTTCTTCAACCGCGACGACGGTCTCCGTGGCCGAGCGAATCAGTGAAACTCCCGATCTCTACAGGATCGGCTCGTTTTCGATTGTTGTCGCATCTATCGTCATGTTTCCGCGCGCACTTCTTGAGGTCGCTGTCGTGAACCCGGCACTCCTTCCACAGGTCGCTGTGCCGCTCGGAGTGATGACTGGTGTCGGCGTGTGTATCGCCGGCATCGTCTACTGGCAATCGACCACAGAGTCGGCGGTCGAAAGCGATCTCAAGAACCCGTTTCGTCTCCGACCGGCACTGTTTTTCGGCGCTGTCTTCGCGATTGTGCTCCTAGTGTCCGAGTCCGCAAATACCTGGTTCGGCGATTCGGGGATCTATGCAACTGCGTTTCTCTCGGGGCTCGCTGACGTCGATGCAATCACGCTTACGCTGAGCACACTCGAAGCGGACGGTGATATCTCTGCCACAGTTGCGACTACCGGTATCGTCATCGGCGCTATCGCGAATACGCTCACGAAGGCCGGCCTCGCGTGGCTACTGGGGACGGTCGAACTGGGCCAGCGAGTAACGGTCGCTCTTGGGGCCGTCGCCGCCGCTGGCATTGTTGTCGTCGTCCTGTGA
- a CDS encoding AarF/ABC1/UbiB kinase family protein, with product MSGLFRRYLVVFIRFLPFALAFLRDRRRFILFGSRRQVPDENHRQRAEEIRDTMLELGPAFIKVGQVLSTRPDIVPPVYANVFGTLQDEVPEGAGGDPKHVIAEELGDELDQSTLEPVAGGSLAYVYTAAYRGERIALKVRRPELKPVITRDLRVVRGLVPLIRPFATERQQYSIENAADDFEDIILDELDFDREATVMADIRENFDGDERVVIPAVYEDLCSERVLAMEYLTGQKITDSDAFDGIDMTPHEMATRVINVYLEMGLIDGVFHADPHPGNLAVTDDGRLLLFDFGMSERLPPTVQEDIIALYRALVRRDVDDLVDALVALDVLEPHVNRAEVGRVLELVIENLEGRSEITWRMIITELTTNLRAFPFRIPPDVMLLIRVGTVGEGVCRQLDPEFDFLTAVRSFLVDQGLIESELDALIEETRADIRRSLPALARVPSRVDRTLARLERGELVVRTDPVEGRGTGEQKLGYAVIAGALIVAAAVLTFHERPYEIPAVAVAAGFLLVYLVDIES from the coding sequence ATGAGTGGGTTGTTTCGCCGATATCTAGTCGTTTTCATCCGGTTTCTACCCTTCGCGCTGGCATTTCTCCGCGATCGGCGGCGGTTCATCCTATTTGGCTCACGACGGCAGGTCCCGGACGAGAACCATCGACAACGGGCCGAGGAGATCCGGGACACAATGCTCGAACTCGGGCCGGCATTCATCAAAGTTGGGCAGGTACTCTCGACCCGCCCCGATATCGTCCCGCCGGTCTATGCCAACGTTTTCGGAACCCTTCAAGACGAGGTTCCCGAAGGCGCGGGGGGAGATCCAAAGCACGTCATTGCCGAAGAGCTTGGCGACGAACTCGATCAGTCGACACTCGAGCCGGTCGCTGGCGGGTCGCTCGCGTACGTCTATACCGCTGCCTACCGAGGTGAGCGAATCGCGCTGAAGGTGCGGCGTCCTGAATTGAAGCCCGTGATTACGCGTGACCTTCGAGTCGTCCGGGGACTGGTTCCACTGATTCGCCCCTTCGCTACCGAGCGCCAGCAGTATTCGATCGAAAACGCGGCTGACGATTTTGAGGACATAATCCTGGACGAACTGGATTTTGATCGCGAAGCGACGGTCATGGCTGATATCAGGGAGAATTTCGACGGCGATGAGCGAGTCGTCATCCCTGCCGTCTATGAAGACCTGTGCTCGGAACGGGTGCTGGCGATGGAGTATCTGACCGGACAGAAGATAACCGACAGCGACGCCTTCGACGGTATCGACATGACGCCACACGAGATGGCGACACGGGTGATCAATGTGTATCTAGAGATGGGGCTCATCGACGGTGTGTTCCACGCTGATCCCCATCCGGGTAACCTCGCCGTCACGGACGACGGCCGGCTGTTGCTCTTCGATTTCGGTATGAGCGAACGCCTTCCACCCACGGTTCAGGAAGATATTATCGCGCTCTATCGGGCACTCGTCCGTCGTGACGTGGACGACTTGGTAGACGCGCTCGTCGCGCTCGATGTCCTCGAGCCACACGTCAACCGTGCCGAGGTCGGTCGGGTGCTTGAACTCGTCATCGAGAACCTCGAAGGCCGCTCAGAGATTACCTGGCGGATGATCATTACGGAATTGACGACGAACCTCCGTGCGTTCCCATTTCGAATTCCGCCGGACGTAATGTTACTCATCCGGGTTGGGACCGTCGGTGAGGGTGTCTGTCGGCAGCTTGATCCGGAGTTTGACTTTCTCACCGCTGTGCGTTCATTCCTCGTCGACCAGGGGCTCATCGAGAGCGAACTCGACGCACTCATCGAGGAAACGCGGGCAGATATTCGCCGGTCGCTCCCCGCACTGGCACGGGTCCCGTCCCGTGTCGATAGAACGTTGGCCCGGCTTGAGCGGGGCGAACTGGTCGTCCGGACAGACCCTGTCGAAGGTCGCGGAACGGGTGAGCAAAAGCTTGGATACGCGGTGATCGCCGGCGCGCTCATCGTGGCCGCAGCGGTTCTGACATTCCACGAGCGCCCGTACGAGATTCCTGCAGTTGCCGTCGCAGCCGGCTTTCTCCTCGTCTATCTCGTCGATATCGAGTCATGA
- a CDS encoding GNAT family N-acetyltransferase — MEIVELPPKEAAVRRFIKELWLPYYRELEATVDTFSLADDVDLVAAELPFRVDRLDSAEYRTWIAIDGFTDGTPLADTDGEFAGYIAAEIDEAPSVFDRPDRMFICDIYVGEPYRGTGLADDLFDRPRDWAHDAGCEEFSLDPHVDNDRANAFYEKLGFERTKYHMVASVEDRRDHE; from the coding sequence ATGGAGATTGTGGAACTCCCCCCGAAGGAGGCTGCTGTCCGTCGCTTTATCAAGGAGCTCTGGCTCCCGTACTACCGCGAACTCGAAGCAACTGTCGATACGTTCTCACTCGCCGACGATGTCGACCTCGTCGCAGCGGAACTCCCGTTCCGCGTCGACCGCCTCGATTCGGCGGAATATCGGACATGGATCGCCATCGATGGATTCACCGACGGGACTCCGCTTGCCGATACCGATGGCGAGTTTGCCGGGTATATCGCGGCCGAAATAGATGAAGCGCCGAGTGTTTTTGACCGCCCCGACCGAATGTTCATCTGTGACATCTACGTTGGCGAACCATATCGCGGCACGGGACTAGCAGACGACCTGTTTGACCGTCCAAGAGACTGGGCACACGACGCCGGGTGTGAGGAGTTCAGTCTCGACCCGCACGTAGACAACGACCGAGCCAACGCCTTCTACGAGAAGCTCGGTTTCGAGCGGACAAAGTATCACATGGTAGCCAGCGTAGAAGACCGGAGAGATCACGAGTGA
- a CDS encoding ABC transporter substrate-binding protein: MRRRTYLASGTVIASGLLAGCRSGSSESESTPEAADSYTVSMEPMGPVTFDGPPEDWVALLPSYADMGMALDAGQTLGIQLPYRYATEFYEELPGVEYDPDAVTTLNQDGVDKERFYQMDADVHFMEPNQLRNWYDWDERDIQEVKENIGPFFGNFIRRRSDDWHDYPYYSLYEAFEKIAQVFDREQRYQQFASFHEEFLTNLQERLPETTPEAALLYPADETPETFYPYQLYDGGVGKKHWRDLRLRDAFEGTDVGHYSGNTSLKVDFETLLDIDPDVLLVRGQVEKDQATFEETIVESLRNNPVASELSAVQNDAVYRGGYLDQGPIINLFQTEVAAQRIYSDEFSDETLFDRQRVADIINGDS, from the coding sequence ATGCGACGACGAACCTATCTCGCAAGTGGAACAGTAATCGCAAGTGGTCTGCTGGCAGGCTGTCGTAGTGGGAGCAGTGAGAGTGAGTCAACGCCCGAAGCGGCCGACTCTTACACTGTCTCGATGGAACCTATGGGGCCCGTAACCTTCGATGGGCCTCCCGAAGATTGGGTGGCACTGCTCCCGAGCTACGCCGACATGGGAATGGCCCTTGACGCAGGCCAGACGCTCGGAATACAGTTGCCATACCGGTATGCCACCGAGTTTTACGAAGAACTTCCCGGTGTCGAGTACGACCCCGATGCGGTGACGACACTCAATCAGGACGGTGTCGACAAGGAGCGGTTCTACCAGATGGATGCTGACGTCCACTTCATGGAACCAAACCAGCTACGCAACTGGTACGACTGGGACGAGCGGGACATTCAGGAAGTCAAAGAGAACATCGGTCCCTTCTTCGGGAACTTCATCCGGCGGCGGAGCGACGACTGGCACGACTACCCATACTACTCGCTGTATGAGGCCTTCGAGAAGATTGCACAGGTCTTCGACCGCGAGCAGCGCTACCAGCAGTTCGCGTCGTTCCACGAGGAGTTCCTGACGAACCTCCAGGAGCGACTGCCCGAAACGACTCCAGAAGCGGCACTGCTCTACCCCGCAGACGAGACACCGGAGACGTTCTACCCCTACCAGCTCTACGACGGTGGTGTCGGAAAGAAACACTGGCGTGATCTACGGCTCCGGGACGCTTTCGAGGGGACCGACGTCGGACACTATTCGGGCAACACGAGTCTCAAAGTGGATTTCGAGACGCTGCTGGATATTGACCCGGATGTCCTGCTGGTCCGCGGGCAGGTCGAAAAGGATCAGGCGACTTTCGAGGAGACTATCGTTGAGTCGCTACGGAACAACCCTGTCGCCAGTGAACTGAGCGCCGTCCAGAATGACGCGGTCTACCGTGGTGGCTATCTCGATCAGGGGCCGATCATCAATCTCTTTCAGACAGAAGTCGCGGCCCAGCGGATTTACTCCGACGAATTTTCCGATGAGACATTGTTCGACCGGCAACGGGTGGCGGACATAATCAACGGCGATAGCTGA